A single window of Sporosarcina sp. FSL W7-1349 DNA harbors:
- a CDS encoding DMT family transporter, with the protein MSYLYLALAIILELIGSSLLKASEGFSKLFPTLGVIIAFVSCFFFLSLSLKTIPLNAAYAIWSGIGVVATAIISVLIWNEKINMASIIGIVLILAGVVVLNLFGPGNDGSGSEEASAVKMTVK; encoded by the coding sequence ATGTCCTATTTATATTTAGCCCTCGCTATCATATTGGAACTGATCGGTTCTTCTTTATTGAAAGCATCTGAGGGATTTTCAAAACTTTTCCCTACACTTGGGGTAATCATAGCTTTCGTTAGTTGCTTTTTCTTTTTATCATTGTCCTTGAAAACCATTCCGTTAAATGCCGCCTATGCCATTTGGTCGGGAATCGGAGTTGTGGCGACTGCGATTATTTCGGTACTCATCTGGAATGAAAAAATTAATATGGCGAGTATTATAGGTATCGTACTCATCCTGGCCGGCGTAGTCGTATTGAATTTATTCGGCCCTGGAAATGATGGATCCGGCAGTGAAGAAGCATCCGCGGTTAAAATGACCGTGAAATGA
- a CDS encoding cysteine hydrolase family protein has product MKKALLVIDYTVDFVAMDGALTCGEPGIALESYITDLTRTFLDEGHFVVMPVDVHELEDPYHPETKLFPPHNIRGTAGRDLYGSLQTLYHERKEDIHWMDKTRYSAFAGTDLDLLLRARGITEIHLVGVCTDICILHTSVDAYNLGYDIVIHEQGVASFDPAGHEWALRHFRNTLGATVVD; this is encoded by the coding sequence ATGAAGAAAGCATTGCTGGTCATTGATTACACGGTGGATTTTGTCGCGATGGACGGCGCCTTGACGTGCGGAGAGCCGGGCATTGCCCTGGAATCCTATATTACCGATTTGACCCGGACTTTTTTAGATGAAGGCCATTTCGTCGTCATGCCCGTCGATGTCCACGAATTGGAGGATCCGTATCATCCGGAGACGAAACTATTCCCTCCCCACAACATCAGAGGGACGGCGGGCAGGGATCTTTACGGCTCCCTTCAGACACTGTACCACGAACGGAAAGAGGATATCCATTGGATGGACAAGACGCGGTACAGCGCCTTCGCGGGGACGGATCTGGATCTTCTGCTGCGCGCACGGGGCATAACGGAAATCCATCTGGTCGGGGTCTGTACGGATATTTGCATCCTCCATACTTCCGTGGATGCGTACAACCTTGGCTACGATATCGTCATCCACGAACAGGGCGTGGCGAGCTTCGATCCAGCCGGGCATGAATGGGCGCTGCGCCATTTCCGAAATACGCTCGGAGCGACGGTGGTGGACTGA
- the acnA gene encoding aconitate hydratase AcnA has translation MAKSNLHNSRQSFELNGKTYNYYRLKAIEEAGIANISKLPYSIKVLLESVLRQHDGYVIKDDHVENLAKWGKDADKEAEVPFKPSRVILQDFTGVPVVVDLASLRSAMAEMGGNPDKINPEIPVDLVIDHSVQVDRYGSPDALRVNMELEFERNAERYQFLSWAQKAYDNYRAVPPATGIVHQVNLEYLANVVHAIENEDGTFETYPDTLVGTDSHTTMINGIGVLGWGVGGIEAEAGMLGQPSYFPIPEVIGVKLVGELPNGTTATDLALKVTQTLRAKGVVGKFVEFFGPGVSKLPLADRATIANMAPEYGATCGFFPVDEESLDYMRLTGRDEDHIQVVKQYLIENDMFFTPENVEPTYTDVVEIDLSEIVANLAGPKRPQDLIPLTEMKRAFNKAVVAPEGNQGFGFSPKELEKTSTVEFEDGRKVDIKTGDLAIAAITSCTNTSNPYVMLGAGLVAKKAVEKGLTPPAYVKTSLAPGSKVVTGYLKDSGLDQYLDQIGFNTVGYGCTTCIGNSGPLLPEIEKAISANDMLMSSVLSGNRNFEGRIHPLVKANYLASPPLVVAYALAGTVDIDFEKDPIGKDKDGFDVYFKDIWPSTEEVQEVVKATVTPDLFRKEYERVFTENEAWNAIETTDDALYDFDENSTYIQNPPFFEGLSKEPGDIQTLAGLRVVGKFGDSITTDHISPAGAIGKDTPAGIYLRERGVEPRFFNSYGSRRGNHEVMMRGTFANIRIRNQIAKGTEGGFTTYWPTKEIMPIYDAAMKYQADGTGLAIIAGKDYGMGSSRDWAAKGTSLLGIKTVIAESYERIHRSNLVMMGVLPLQFLNGENAESLGLTGEEAISVNIAEGVKPRDILKVTATSPDGKVTEFNALARFDSEVEIDYYRHGGILQMVLRDKLKAN, from the coding sequence ATGGCAAAAAGCAATTTGCACAACAGCCGCCAATCGTTTGAATTGAACGGTAAAACGTACAATTATTACCGTCTGAAAGCAATCGAAGAAGCAGGCATTGCGAACATCTCCAAACTACCTTATTCGATTAAAGTGTTACTTGAATCCGTATTGCGTCAACATGATGGCTATGTCATCAAAGACGATCACGTGGAAAACTTGGCAAAATGGGGCAAAGACGCAGACAAAGAGGCGGAAGTCCCATTCAAACCATCCCGTGTCATCCTACAAGACTTCACAGGCGTTCCGGTTGTCGTAGACTTGGCATCCCTTCGCTCCGCAATGGCGGAAATGGGCGGAAACCCTGACAAAATCAACCCGGAAATTCCGGTTGACCTTGTCATCGACCACTCGGTGCAAGTAGACCGCTACGGTTCCCCAGATGCGCTTCGCGTCAACATGGAACTCGAGTTCGAACGTAACGCGGAACGTTATCAATTCCTAAGCTGGGCGCAGAAAGCGTACGATAACTATCGTGCAGTTCCTCCAGCAACAGGTATCGTTCACCAAGTTAACTTAGAGTACTTGGCAAACGTCGTACACGCGATCGAAAACGAAGACGGCACGTTCGAAACATACCCGGATACACTTGTCGGTACGGACTCCCACACGACGATGATCAACGGCATCGGTGTTCTCGGATGGGGCGTCGGCGGTATCGAAGCGGAAGCCGGAATGCTTGGCCAACCTTCATACTTCCCGATCCCGGAAGTAATCGGCGTCAAACTTGTCGGTGAGCTTCCGAACGGAACAACTGCAACAGACTTGGCATTGAAAGTGACACAAACGCTCCGTGCAAAAGGCGTTGTCGGCAAATTCGTCGAGTTCTTCGGACCTGGCGTATCGAAACTTCCTCTTGCAGACCGTGCAACAATCGCCAACATGGCGCCGGAGTACGGTGCAACTTGCGGATTCTTCCCGGTTGACGAAGAGTCGCTTGATTATATGCGCCTAACAGGCCGTGACGAAGACCATATCCAAGTCGTCAAACAATATTTGATTGAAAACGACATGTTCTTCACACCTGAAAATGTAGAGCCGACGTATACGGATGTTGTCGAAATCGACCTTTCTGAAATCGTCGCAAACCTTGCGGGACCAAAACGTCCACAAGATTTGATTCCACTTACAGAGATGAAGCGCGCGTTCAACAAAGCGGTCGTTGCTCCTGAAGGGAACCAAGGTTTTGGATTCTCTCCGAAAGAGCTTGAAAAAACATCGACGGTCGAATTCGAAGACGGCCGCAAAGTGGACATCAAGACAGGTGACCTTGCGATTGCAGCGATTACGTCTTGTACGAACACGTCCAACCCATACGTCATGTTAGGTGCGGGACTGGTAGCGAAAAAAGCGGTGGAAAAAGGCTTGACTCCACCGGCATACGTGAAAACTTCACTCGCACCAGGTTCGAAAGTCGTTACAGGCTACTTGAAAGATTCAGGTTTGGATCAATACCTTGACCAAATCGGATTCAATACGGTCGGATACGGATGTACGACATGTATCGGGAACTCCGGACCGCTTCTTCCTGAAATCGAAAAAGCGATCTCCGCAAACGATATGCTCATGTCTTCTGTCCTTTCCGGTAACCGTAACTTCGAAGGCCGGATCCACCCGCTTGTGAAAGCGAACTACTTGGCTTCACCGCCGCTTGTCGTTGCGTATGCACTTGCTGGTACAGTCGATATCGACTTCGAAAAAGATCCGATTGGCAAAGACAAAGATGGATTCGATGTCTACTTCAAAGACATCTGGCCATCTACGGAAGAAGTTCAGGAAGTCGTCAAAGCGACTGTCACACCTGATCTGTTCCGCAAAGAGTACGAGCGCGTATTCACAGAAAACGAAGCATGGAATGCAATCGAAACTACAGACGATGCCTTGTATGATTTCGATGAAAACTCGACATACATCCAAAACCCGCCGTTCTTCGAAGGCCTTTCGAAAGAACCAGGCGACATCCAAACATTGGCTGGTCTACGGGTTGTCGGTAAATTCGGCGATTCCATCACAACGGACCACATCTCTCCTGCTGGAGCAATCGGTAAAGATACACCGGCTGGAATTTACTTGCGCGAGCGCGGCGTAGAGCCACGTTTCTTCAACTCGTACGGTTCCCGCCGTGGTAACCACGAAGTGATGATGCGCGGTACATTCGCGAACATCCGGATCCGTAACCAGATTGCAAAAGGCACGGAAGGCGGATTCACAACATACTGGCCAACAAAAGAAATCATGCCGATCTATGACGCAGCGATGAAATACCAAGCTGACGGCACAGGTCTTGCGATTATCGCAGGTAAAGATTACGGCATGGGCTCTTCCCGTGACTGGGCTGCCAAAGGAACATCCCTCCTTGGCATCAAAACGGTCATCGCGGAAAGCTACGAGCGGATCCACCGTTCGAACCTTGTCATGATGGGTGTACTTCCACTTCAATTCTTGAACGGTGAAAACGCAGAATCCCTTGGCCTGACAGGCGAAGAGGCAATCAGCGTCAACATCGCGGAAGGCGTCAAACCACGCGACATCCTGAAAGTGACAGCGACTTCCCCAGACGGAAAAGTGACAGAGTTCAACGCTCTTGCACGTTTCGACTCCGAAGTGGAAATCGACTACTACCGTCACGGCGGAATCCTACAAATGGTTCTTCGTGACAAATTGAAAGCAAACTAA
- a CDS encoding acyl-CoA thioesterase gives MFISEKEIEVRYAETDQMGVVYHANYLVWMEIGRTSLIQDLGFTYAGLESDGYLAPVIDLSIQYKASMRYGEKAIVRTWIEKHEKLRTTYGYEILHEDGTVAATGTSEHVLVKKENFRPVPLSKIDPAWDAKYTEVRRVKD, from the coding sequence ATGTTTATCAGTGAAAAGGAAATTGAAGTGCGCTATGCGGAGACGGACCAGATGGGTGTTGTCTATCATGCGAATTATTTAGTCTGGATGGAGATTGGCCGGACGTCGTTGATTCAAGATTTAGGATTTACATATGCCGGGTTGGAGTCGGACGGTTATTTGGCGCCTGTCATTGATTTGTCCATTCAGTATAAAGCGTCCATGCGTTATGGTGAGAAAGCGATTGTCCGGACGTGGATCGAAAAACATGAGAAGCTGCGGACCACTTACGGGTATGAAATCCTTCACGAAGATGGAACGGTGGCCGCGACAGGGACATCAGAGCATGTGCTCGTGAAAAAAGAGAATTTCCGGCCCGTTCCATTGTCTAAAATCGATCCGGCATGGGATGCCAAATACACGGAAGTTCGCCGGGTGAAAGACTGA
- a CDS encoding IS3 family transposase (programmed frameshift) — MAKYTLDYKLSVVKRYLEGGESYISIERSIGTSVSVVMNWVKQYQAHGIKGLMKKNYTNYSLQFKLDVLNYMSDNGTSPNETAVIFNISSPATIRAWRILFEKGGVDALTSKKKGRPSMKEESQKKQNNQSPKDDAVEALQAEVSRLRMENEYPKKVECLSSKQGKITKQDKARVIYELRLKFPVKALIKLAGIPRSTYYYWMDQLNRPDKDTELKEMIQSIYHEHKGRYGYRRIKDELENKGYKVNHKKVQRLMKELGLKCVVRMKKYRSYKGQVGKIAPNVLDRDFNAKKPNQKWVTDITEFKLFGEKLYLSPILDLFNGEIITYTLGSRPTYSLVSDMLEKSFERLTDEDELILHSDQGWHYQMKQYRHALKEQGITQSMSRKGNCYDNAVIENFFGIMKSEFLYLNKFESVDHFKKELEEYMNYYNNKRIKSKLKGKSPVQYRTLAQRAA; from the exons ATGGCAAAATATACGCTTGATTATAAACTATCGGTTGTTAAACGGTATTTGGAAGGCGGAGAAAGTTATATTTCAATCGAAAGGTCAATTGGAACATCTGTAAGCGTAGTGATGAACTGGGTAAAGCAATATCAAGCTCATGGAATAAAGGGTTTAATGAAGAAAAACTACACAAATTACTCCTTACAGTTTAAACTGGATGTACTTAATTACATGAGTGATAATGGGACGTCACCAAATGAAACAGCTGTGATCTTTAACATTTCCTCTCCAGCAACGATAAGAGCTTGGAGGATCCTTTTTGAAAAAGGTGGAGTAGACGCCCTCACTTCTAAGAAAAAGGGGCGTCCATCCATGAAAGAAGAATCCCAAAAGAAACAAAATAACCAGTCTCCAAAAGACGATGCTGTCGAAGCTTTACAAGCCGAAGTGTCACGATTACGAATGGAGAATGAGTATC CTAAAAAAGTTGAATGCCTTAGTTCAAAACAAGGAAAAATCACCAAGCAAGATAAAGCGAGAGTAATCTATGAACTAAGGCTAAAATTCCCGGTTAAAGCACTTATAAAGTTGGCTGGTATACCCCGCAGTACCTACTATTACTGGATGGATCAATTAAATCGTCCAGACAAGGATACGGAGTTAAAGGAAATGATTCAGTCAATATATCATGAACACAAAGGCCGTTACGGCTATCGTCGTATCAAGGATGAGTTAGAAAACAAAGGATATAAAGTGAATCATAAAAAAGTGCAGCGATTAATGAAGGAATTAGGCTTGAAATGTGTTGTCCGTATGAAGAAATATCGTTCGTATAAAGGGCAGGTTGGGAAGATAGCACCAAATGTGTTAGATCGTGATTTCAATGCCAAAAAGCCAAATCAAAAATGGGTAACAGATATCACAGAGTTTAAGTTATTCGGAGAGAAGCTCTATCTATCTCCTATTCTTGATTTATTTAATGGTGAAATCATCACATACACTCTGGGTTCCAGGCCAACTTACTCACTGGTATCAGATATGTTAGAGAAGTCTTTTGAGCGATTGACGGATGAGGATGAACTGATTCTTCATTCAGACCAGGGGTGGCATTACCAAATGAAACAGTATCGCCATGCCTTAAAAGAACAAGGAATAACACAGAGTATGTCCCGTAAGGGGAACTGTTATGACAACGCTGTGATTGAGAACTTCTTTGGGATTATGAAGTCTGAATTTCTTTATTTAAATAAATTTGAAAGTGTTGATCATTTTAAAAAAGAACTTGAAGAATATATGAATTACTATAATAACAAGCGTATCAAGTCAAAATTAAAAGGCAAGAGTCCAGTACAATATCGAACTCTTGCCCAACGCGCAGCTTAA
- the phaZ gene encoding intracellular short-chain-length polyhydroxyalkanoate depolymerase, producing the protein MELQYVPLPNGETIAYRKRAGGDCTVILVHGNMTSSKHWDVLLEALSPQFTLIALDLRGFGDSTYQKRITKIKDFSDDLKAFFDEIGQSRFHLIGWSTGGAVCMQFVADYPGYCEKLILLASASTRGYPIYATKPDLRRRLITIQDIERDGKTLVMQGLYDSGNRIGLKAVWESSIYTHSKPEAARFEEYVDDMLTQRNLADVYHALNHFNISTHSNGLNEGTGQAQEIRIPTLILSGDRDLVVPKSMTEEIIEDIGQHAVHVELENTGHSPLIDCPAKLTSVIEEFLE; encoded by the coding sequence TTGGAACTTCAATATGTGCCTTTGCCGAACGGGGAAACGATCGCCTACCGGAAAAGGGCAGGCGGGGACTGTACTGTTATCCTCGTTCACGGTAATATGACCTCCTCGAAACATTGGGACGTATTGCTGGAGGCGCTGTCACCCCAATTTACACTCATTGCGTTGGATTTACGCGGATTTGGCGATTCCACCTACCAGAAACGAATTACCAAAATCAAGGACTTCTCCGATGATCTGAAGGCATTCTTCGATGAAATCGGGCAAAGCCGGTTCCATTTGATCGGCTGGTCGACAGGTGGTGCGGTGTGCATGCAGTTTGTGGCGGACTACCCGGGGTACTGCGAAAAATTGATCCTCCTTGCTTCCGCGTCCACGCGGGGCTATCCCATCTATGCGACCAAACCGGACTTGCGCCGACGCTTGATTACCATTCAGGACATTGAGCGAGATGGGAAGACGCTAGTCATGCAAGGGTTATATGACAGTGGTAACCGGATCGGGTTGAAAGCGGTTTGGGAAAGCTCGATTTACACCCATTCCAAACCGGAAGCTGCTCGATTCGAGGAGTATGTCGACGATATGCTGACACAGCGGAACCTAGCGGACGTCTATCATGCGTTGAACCACTTCAATATCAGCACCCACTCCAATGGGTTGAATGAAGGAACCGGACAGGCGCAGGAGATTCGGATTCCCACGCTGATCCTATCGGGGGACCGTGATTTAGTCGTACCAAAGAGCATGACAGAGGAGATCATCGAGGACATCGGACAACATGCTGTCCATGTGGAACTGGAAAACACGGGGCACTCACCATTAATTGATTGCCCGGCAAAACTCACGAGCGTGATAGAAGAATTTTTGGAATAA
- a CDS encoding HesB/YadR/YfhF family protein has translation MKIILSDDAVNWFVEEMDVESGDSVKFFARYGGASPLHQGFSLGIMKEEPDEVAVETVQDGVRYYIEKRDEWFFMEHDLHVNVDPKLDELVYTYEKA, from the coding sequence ATGAAAATTATCCTATCGGATGACGCTGTAAACTGGTTTGTCGAGGAAATGGACGTCGAATCAGGGGACAGCGTGAAATTCTTTGCCCGCTATGGAGGCGCAAGCCCGCTCCATCAAGGGTTTTCCCTCGGCATTATGAAAGAGGAGCCCGATGAGGTCGCCGTGGAGACCGTGCAAGATGGCGTGCGCTATTATATTGAAAAACGGGATGAATGGTTTTTCATGGAACATGATCTGCATGTCAACGTCGATCCGAAACTGGATGAATTGGTGTACACTTATGAAAAAGCGTGA
- the plsY gene encoding glycerol-3-phosphate 1-O-acyltransferase PlsY: MELILLLLLAYLLGSIPSALWVGKLFYNTDIREHGSGNLGATNTFRVLGKKAGLAVTLLDILKGTAAVLLLALPFFSGLTVHPLLPGVLSVVGHMYPVFAKFKGGKAVATSGGVLLGYSWPAFLLLLLTFLLVLKLTKMVSLTSMIVAVVGFLYSIFHYIRTGDFYMMIMIGLFGIFIFYRHRANISRIKAGTEPKVKWL; this comes from the coding sequence ATGGAACTTATCTTACTCTTACTCCTCGCATATTTGCTGGGATCGATTCCTTCCGCCTTATGGGTCGGAAAATTATTTTACAATACAGATATCCGGGAGCATGGCAGTGGGAATCTCGGGGCGACGAACACATTTCGCGTGCTCGGAAAAAAAGCGGGCCTTGCGGTCACCCTTTTGGATATTTTAAAAGGCACGGCAGCTGTCCTGCTTCTGGCCTTGCCCTTCTTTAGCGGGCTCACGGTCCATCCCTTGCTGCCGGGCGTCCTGTCCGTTGTAGGCCATATGTACCCGGTATTCGCAAAATTCAAAGGGGGCAAAGCGGTCGCGACATCCGGCGGCGTCCTGCTCGGCTATAGTTGGCCGGCTTTCCTGCTTTTATTACTCACTTTCCTGCTTGTCCTGAAGCTGACCAAAATGGTCTCGTTGACGTCGATGATTGTGGCGGTAGTCGGATTTCTATATAGTATTTTTCATTATATCCGAACAGGCGATTTTTATATGATGATTATGATTGGCCTATTTGGAATATTCATATTCTACCGGCACCGTGCCAATATTAGCCGGATCAAAGCAGGAACCGAGCCAAAAGTGAAGTGGTTGTAA
- the parE gene encoding DNA topoisomerase IV subunit B, which yields MRKKEHSFDGGCNLAKIQDTYTYNDDSIQVLEGLDAVRKRPGMYIGSTDSRGLHHLVYEIVDNAVDEALAGYGSEIDVTLHTDGSVSVRDYGRGMPTGMHQTGKPTTEVILTVLHAGGKFGQGGYKTSGGLHGVGASVVNALSEWLEVTIYRDGKKFQQRFADGGKPVTTLEEIGTTREKGTKIHFKPDGTIFSTVKYQYDTLSERLRESAFLLKGLKIELKEEESGKHDVFHYETGIEAFIAYLNEEKDVLHDVAYLEGEAEGIEVEFAFQFSDGYSETILSFVNNVRTKDGGTHETGAKAAMTRVFNEYARKTGLLKEKDKNLDGADIREGISAIVSVRIPEEILQFEGQTKGKLGTSEARSATDAIVSQQLLYFLEENAELSASLVRKAVRAQQAREAARKAREDARSGKKRKRGDTLLSGKLTPAQSRNAAKNELYLVEGDSAGGSAKQGRDRTFQAILPLRGKVINTEKAKLEDIMKNEEINTIIHAIGGGVGADFQVEDIAYDKVIIMTDADTDGAHIQVLLLTFFYRYMKPLIEAGKVYIALPPLYKVSKGSGKKEVIEYAWTEDDLDSAIKKIGKGYILQRYKGLGEMNADQLWETTMNPETRTLIRVTIEDSATSERRVTTLMGDKVEPRRRWIEDNVDFGMEEEHNILDNEFLHVEGDFE from the coding sequence ATGAGAAAAAAGGAACATTCGTTTGATGGGGGTTGCAATTTGGCGAAAATACAAGATACGTATACGTACAACGATGATTCGATTCAAGTTTTGGAAGGCCTTGACGCGGTACGGAAAAGACCGGGTATGTATATCGGTTCCACCGATTCAAGAGGACTCCATCACCTTGTCTATGAAATCGTCGATAACGCAGTAGATGAGGCATTGGCAGGTTACGGCTCGGAGATTGACGTGACGCTCCATACGGATGGCAGTGTCAGCGTCCGGGACTACGGCCGCGGGATGCCGACCGGGATGCACCAGACCGGCAAACCAACGACCGAAGTCATTTTGACCGTCCTCCATGCCGGAGGGAAATTTGGACAAGGCGGCTATAAAACGAGCGGGGGGCTCCATGGGGTAGGGGCATCCGTTGTAAATGCTCTATCGGAATGGCTGGAAGTGACGATTTATCGGGACGGGAAGAAGTTCCAACAACGGTTCGCAGACGGCGGAAAGCCGGTGACGACGTTAGAAGAAATCGGCACGACCCGGGAGAAGGGCACGAAAATTCATTTCAAACCGGACGGGACGATCTTTTCGACCGTAAAATACCAATATGATACATTGAGTGAACGCCTGAGGGAGTCCGCCTTCCTGTTAAAAGGCTTGAAGATTGAATTGAAAGAGGAAGAATCGGGCAAGCATGATGTCTTCCATTATGAAACGGGCATTGAAGCGTTCATTGCCTATTTGAATGAAGAAAAAGACGTGTTGCATGACGTTGCCTATTTAGAAGGTGAAGCGGAAGGAATTGAGGTCGAATTCGCTTTCCAATTCAGCGATGGCTATTCCGAGACAATTTTATCGTTCGTCAACAATGTCCGGACGAAGGATGGCGGTACTCATGAGACGGGCGCCAAGGCGGCGATGACGCGCGTTTTCAATGAATACGCGAGAAAGACGGGTTTATTGAAAGAGAAGGATAAAAATCTGGATGGCGCGGACATCCGGGAAGGGATTTCTGCCATCGTTTCGGTACGGATTCCGGAAGAAATTCTGCAATTCGAGGGACAGACGAAGGGGAAACTCGGGACGAGCGAAGCGAGGAGCGCAACAGATGCCATCGTCTCCCAGCAATTGCTCTATTTCCTGGAAGAGAATGCGGAGCTCAGCGCCTCCCTTGTGCGCAAAGCGGTTCGTGCTCAACAAGCGCGGGAAGCGGCGCGGAAAGCACGGGAAGACGCCCGATCCGGCAAGAAACGGAAACGGGGCGATACGCTGCTGTCCGGGAAGCTGACGCCTGCACAATCGCGGAATGCGGCCAAAAACGAATTATATCTCGTCGAGGGAGACTCCGCGGGCGGCTCGGCCAAGCAAGGACGGGATCGGACATTCCAAGCGATCTTGCCGTTGCGGGGGAAAGTGATCAACACGGAAAAAGCGAAACTTGAAGACATCATGAAAAACGAAGAGATCAACACGATCATCCACGCGATCGGCGGGGGAGTCGGAGCTGATTTCCAAGTCGAGGATATCGCGTACGATAAAGTGATCATCATGACGGATGCCGACACGGACGGCGCCCACATCCAAGTGCTCCTGCTGACCTTTTTCTATCGCTATATGAAACCGCTCATCGAAGCCGGAAAAGTGTATATCGCGCTTCCGCCCCTCTATAAAGTGTCAAAGGGCTCGGGGAAGAAGGAAGTAATCGAATACGCCTGGACGGAGGACGACCTTGATTCGGCCATCAAGAAGATCGGTAAAGGCTATATACTGCAGCGCTATAAAGGGCTCGGGGAGATGAACGCGGACCAGCTATGGGAAACGACGATGAATCCCGAGACGCGCACACTCATCCGGGTGACAATCGAAGATAGCGCGACTTCCGAACGTCGTGTCACGACCTTGATGGGCGATAAAGTCGAACCGAGACGACGCTGGATCGAAGACAACGTCGATTTCGGCATGGAGGAAGAGCATAATATATTGGATAATGAATTTTTGCACGTCGAGGGGGATTTTGAATGA